The Ictidomys tridecemlineatus isolate mIctTri1 chromosome 6, mIctTri1.hap1, whole genome shotgun sequence genome includes a region encoding these proteins:
- the Ccna1 gene encoding cyclin-A1 — translation MRRSSSKSGVVLAAVARGPEASQMLTRAQLGQDPPQRTVLGVLTENGQYRKTCGQEITAIRCFSGSENVFPPAGKKMLSDCGVLEPAKHGFDIYMDEPEQGDRDSCSGREGMAFEDVYEVDTSTLKSDLHFLLDFNTVSPMLVDSSLHFQSEEASDLGTDVINVTEYAEEIHQYLREAEIRYRPKAHYMRKQPDITESMRTILVDWLVEVGEEYKLRSETLYLAVNFLDRFLSCMSVLRGKLQLVGTAAIFLASKYEEIYPPEVDEFVYITDDTYTKRQLLRMEHLLLKVLAFDLTVPTTNQFLLQYLRRQGVCVRTENLAKYVAELSLLEADPFLKYLPSLIAAAAYCLANYIVNRHFWPETLAAFTGYSLSEIVPCLSELHKACLDIPHRPQQAIREKYKASKYLHVSLMEPPAVLPLQ, via the exons ATGCGTCGCAGCAGCTCCAAGAGTGGAGTCGTCCTGGCTGCAGTGGCTAGAGGTCCTGAAGCTTCTCAGATGCTCACCAGAGCCCAGCTTGGCCAAGATCCCCCACAAAGGACAGTGCTAGGGGTGCTAACCGAGAATGGGCAGTACAGGAAGACCTGTGGCCAG GAGATCACAGCAATCAGGTGTTTTTCTGGATCAGAAAATGTCTTCCCTCCAGCTGGAAAGAAAATGCTCTCTGATTGTGGGGTCCTGGAGCCAGCCAAGCATGGATTTGATATCTACATGGACGAGCCTGAGCAGGGGGACAGAGACAGCTGCTCAGGAAGAGAGGGGATGGCATTTGAGGATGTGTATGAAGTAGATACCAGCACACTCAAGTCAGACCTTCACTTCCTGCTGGATTTTAATACAG TTTCCCCTATGCTGGTAGATTCATCTCTCCATTTCCAGTCTGAAGAAGCGTCAGATTTGGGCACAGATGTGATAAATGTGACCGAATATGCTGAAGAAATTCATCAGTACCTTAGAGAAGCTGAA ATAAGATACAGACCCAAAGCACACTACATGAGGAAACAGCCAGACATCACAGAAAGCATGCGTACAATTCTGGTGGATTGGCTGGTGGAGGTTGGCGAAGAATATAAGCTTCGATCAGAAACTCTGTACCTGGCTGTCAACTTCCTGGACAGGTTTCTTTCCTGCATGTCTGTTCTGAGAGGGAAATTGCAGCTTGTAGGGACAGCAGCTATTTTTCTGGCTTC GAAATATGAAGAGATATATCCACCTGAAGTAGATGAGTTTGTCTATATAACTGATGACACATACACAAAACGGCAACTATTAAGGATGGAACACCTGCTCCTGAAAGTCCTAGCTTTTGATCTGACAGTTCCAACCACCAACCAATTTCTCCTTCAGTACTTAAGGCGTCAAGGAGTGTGTGTCAGAACTGAGAACCTGGCCAAG TATGTAGCAGAACTGAGTCTACTTGAAGCTGATCCATTCTTGAAATATCTTCCTTCATTGATAGCTGCTGCAGCTTACTGCCTGGCAAACTATATTGTGAACAGGCACTTCTGG CCAGAAACCCTTGCTGCATTTACAGGCTACTCATTAAGTGAAATTGTGCCTTGCCTGAGTGAGCTACACAAAGCATGCCTTGACATACCCCATCGACCTCAGCAAGCAATTAGGGAGAAGTATAAGGCTTCAAA GTACCTGCATGTGTCCCTCATGGAACCACCTGCAGTTCTTCCTCTGCAATAA